The proteins below come from a single Drosophila miranda strain MSH22 chromosome Y unlocalized genomic scaffold, D.miranda_PacBio2.1 Contig_Y1_pilon, whole genome shotgun sequence genomic window:
- the LOC117185862 gene encoding uncharacterized protein LOC117185862, translated as MISGPPVTISIQKSSRNKQKYTKIIIIMASQIITGVRGLFTAAKGLFHVVHAMDQGSFDAEALPPSPEAEGKFVAHYKCNLAIQRGMYFALRMPDWASEFKKQTHDILATTLQHNVVLPKKKPNNASGSQKKLRGCFYEEQLHSTPEESKPIRSPKIKDITCGKRVPV; from the coding sequence ATGATAAGTGGCCCACCCGTGACAATAAGTATACAGAAATCAAGCAGAAACAAGCAAAAGTATACCaaaattatcattatcatggCCTCTCAAATAATAACTGGGGTGCGTGGACTGTTCACCGCCGCCAAAGGACTGTTCCACGTCGTACATGCCATGGACCAGGGATCATTCGATGCAGAGGCCCTCCCGCCGTCCCCGGAGGCCGAGGGGAAGTTTGTGGCCCACTACAAGTGCAACTTGGCCATTCAGCGGGGAATGTACTTCGCTCTCCGTATGCCCGACTGGGCCTCCGAGTTTAAGAAGCAAACCCACGACATTCTGGCCACAACACTGCAACATAACGTGGTCCTGCCAAAGAAGAAGCCGAACAACGCTTCGGGCTCCCAGAAAAAGCTGCGGGGATGCTTCTATGAGGAGCAACTGCATTCCACCCCCGAGGAGAGCAAGCCAATCCGATCGCCCAAGATCAAAGACATCACATGCGGCAAACGTGTGCCCGTCTAG